A genomic window from Cryobacterium sp. SO2 includes:
- a CDS encoding carbon starvation CstA family protein, with protein sequence MGATSSIPHDAIDEPDLTQDPALPPVALDPTIHEAEEAHWTPLKIAIWVAIALLGGLSWVMLAVVRGETVNAIWFVFAAICTYLIGYRFYSNYIQKHLLRPDDRRATPAEYKADGKDYAATDRRVLFGHHFAAIAGAGPLVGPVLAAQMGYLPGTIWIIVGVVFAGAVQDYLVLFFSMRRGGRSLGQMARDELGRVGGTAALIATLTIMVIIVAILALVVVNALAESAWGVFSVGMTIPIALFMGCYLRFFRPGKVTEISIIGFVLLIAAIVGGGAIAGTEWGSAMFHIDKLPLAIGIIIYGFVAAILPVWLLLAPRDYLSTFMKIGTIGMLALAIIIVRPEITVPAVSEFATSGTGPVVSGQLFPFLFVTIACGALSGFHALIASGTTPKLIEKERQTRFIGYGGMLMESFVAIMALVAALSIDRGIYFAMNSSPALTGGTVEGAVTFVNSLGLTGVNLTPQMLIQTAKDVGEASIVSRTGGAPTLSVGLAHIMQQVAGGSGMMAFWYHFAIMFEALFILTAVDAGTRVARFMLQDSLGNFFPKFKDTSWRTGAWLTTGIMVLAWGAVLVMGVTDPLGGINTLFPLFGIANQLLAAIALAVCLAIVAKRGMFKYLWIVAVPLAFAAVVTITASILKIFSSVPSVGYFAQNAAFSKALAAGETSFGTATSVEAMEAVVRNTMVQGILSIIFVTLAVIVIFTALQATWNAWRTHSNATNEDLAVPSRIFAPSGLAATSAEKATQALWDARPSTGKRTTRGH encoded by the coding sequence ATGGGCGCCACGTCCAGCATTCCGCACGACGCTATCGACGAACCAGACCTGACCCAGGACCCGGCGCTGCCGCCCGTGGCGTTGGATCCCACCATCCACGAGGCCGAAGAGGCTCACTGGACGCCGCTGAAGATCGCCATCTGGGTGGCCATCGCGCTGCTCGGCGGGCTGAGCTGGGTGATGCTGGCCGTGGTGCGCGGCGAGACCGTGAACGCCATCTGGTTCGTCTTCGCCGCGATCTGCACCTACCTGATCGGTTACAGGTTCTACTCCAACTACATCCAGAAGCACCTGCTCCGGCCGGATGACCGCCGGGCGACCCCCGCCGAGTACAAGGCCGACGGCAAGGACTACGCCGCCACCGACCGCCGGGTGCTCTTCGGCCACCACTTCGCCGCCATCGCCGGCGCCGGCCCCCTGGTGGGCCCGGTGCTCGCCGCCCAGATGGGCTACCTGCCCGGCACGATCTGGATCATCGTGGGCGTCGTGTTCGCCGGCGCCGTGCAGGACTACCTGGTGCTGTTCTTCTCGATGCGCCGCGGCGGCCGCTCGCTGGGCCAGATGGCCCGCGACGAGCTCGGCCGGGTCGGCGGCACCGCCGCCCTCATCGCCACCCTCACGATCATGGTGATCATCGTGGCCATCCTCGCCCTCGTCGTGGTCAACGCCCTGGCCGAAAGCGCCTGGGGCGTCTTCTCGGTCGGCATGACCATCCCGATCGCCCTGTTCATGGGCTGCTACCTGCGCTTCTTCCGGCCGGGCAAGGTCACCGAGATCTCCATCATCGGCTTCGTGCTGCTCATCGCCGCAATCGTCGGCGGCGGCGCCATCGCCGGCACCGAGTGGGGCTCCGCGATGTTCCACATCGACAAGCTGCCGCTGGCCATCGGCATCATCATCTACGGTTTCGTGGCCGCGATCCTGCCGGTCTGGCTGCTGCTGGCCCCGCGCGACTACCTCTCCACCTTCATGAAGATCGGCACCATCGGCATGCTCGCCCTGGCGATCATCATCGTGCGCCCCGAGATCACGGTTCCCGCGGTGAGCGAATTCGCCACCAGCGGCACCGGCCCGGTGGTGAGCGGCCAGCTCTTCCCGTTCCTCTTCGTCACCATCGCCTGCGGGGCCCTCTCCGGCTTCCACGCCCTGATCGCCTCCGGCACCACGCCCAAGCTGATCGAGAAGGAACGCCAGACCCGGTTCATCGGCTACGGCGGCATGCTGATGGAGTCGTTCGTGGCGATCATGGCCCTCGTGGCCGCCCTGTCGATCGACCGCGGCATCTACTTCGCCATGAACTCCTCGCCCGCCCTCACCGGCGGCACCGTCGAGGGCGCGGTCACCTTCGTCAACAGCCTCGGCCTGACCGGCGTGAACCTCACCCCGCAGATGCTCATCCAGACGGCCAAGGACGTCGGCGAAGCCTCCATCGTCTCCCGCACCGGCGGCGCGCCCACCCTGTCGGTGGGCCTGGCGCACATCATGCAGCAGGTGGCCGGCGGCAGCGGCATGATGGCGTTCTGGTACCACTTCGCGATCATGTTCGAGGCGCTGTTCATCCTCACCGCAGTGGACGCCGGCACCCGCGTGGCCCGGTTCATGCTGCAGGACAGCCTGGGCAACTTCTTCCCGAAGTTCAAGGACACCTCCTGGCGCACCGGCGCCTGGCTCACCACCGGCATCATGGTGCTGGCCTGGGGCGCTGTGCTCGTAATGGGCGTCACCGACCCGCTCGGCGGCATCAACACGCTGTTCCCGCTGTTCGGCATCGCCAACCAGCTGCTCGCCGCGATCGCTCTGGCCGTGTGCCTGGCCATCGTCGCCAAGCGCGGCATGTTCAAGTACCTCTGGATCGTCGCGGTGCCACTGGCCTTCGCGGCCGTCGTCACCATCACGGCGTCCATCCTGAAGATCTTCTCCAGCGTGCCGTCCGTGGGTTACTTCGCCCAGAACGCCGCGTTCAGCAAGGCCCTGGCCGCCGGCGAGACGAGCTTCGGCACGGCCACCTCGGTGGAGGCGATGGAGGCCGTTGTGCGCAACACCATGGTGCAGGGCATCCTGTCGATCATCTTCGTCACACTCGCGGTCATCGTGATCTTCACCGCGCTCCAGGCCACCTGGAACGCCTGGCGCACGCACTCGAACGCGACCAACGAAGACCTCGCCGTGCCGTCGCGCATCTTCGCGCCGTCCGGCCTCGCGGCCACGTCGGCCGAGAAGGCAACCCAGGCGCTGTGGGACGCCCGCCCGAGCACGGGCAAGCGCACGACGCGCGGGCACTGA
- a CDS encoding polysaccharide deacetylase family protein translates to MRQDPATGPGALTRRTMLASLGLSLALAGCAAAAPKTPTPATRAAVTTSIPSALPRPLPGTPPPPVPALQPAPNLVRVPVPAGTLSGLPGEGALLAWTVDDGSNSEVVARYIRFAAETGIRLTFFVTGCYDAWTDNADQLRPLVQTGQIQLGNHTWSHPDLSTLADADITGELSRNHDFITDTFGTDARPYFRPPFGVHDDRVDALAADLGYSAPTTWYGSLSDSGLITEQQVVDFATTWFLPQHIVIGHLNFEPVTNVFPQLRGLLHDRGLTTVTLNDVFTSAAHP, encoded by the coding sequence GTGCGACAGGACCCGGCCACCGGCCCCGGCGCCCTCACCCGGCGCACCATGCTCGCCTCCCTCGGCCTCTCCCTCGCCCTGGCCGGCTGCGCGGCCGCGGCACCGAAGACCCCGACGCCGGCCACCCGGGCCGCCGTCACGACCTCCATTCCCAGCGCACTCCCCCGGCCGCTGCCGGGCACTCCGCCACCGCCGGTGCCGGCGCTCCAGCCGGCGCCGAACCTCGTGCGGGTTCCGGTGCCGGCCGGCACCCTCTCCGGGTTGCCGGGCGAGGGCGCCCTGCTCGCCTGGACCGTGGACGACGGCTCGAACAGTGAGGTGGTGGCCCGGTACATCCGCTTCGCGGCCGAGACGGGCATCCGGCTCACCTTTTTCGTCACCGGTTGTTACGACGCCTGGACCGACAACGCCGACCAGCTGCGCCCGCTCGTGCAGACCGGCCAGATCCAGCTCGGCAACCACACCTGGTCGCATCCAGACCTCAGCACCCTGGCCGACGCCGACATCACCGGCGAGCTCAGCCGCAACCACGACTTCATCACCGACACCTTCGGCACGGATGCCCGCCCGTACTTCCGGCCGCCGTTCGGGGTGCACGACGACAGGGTGGATGCGCTGGCCGCCGATCTCGGCTACTCCGCGCCCACCACCTGGTACGGCTCGCTGTCCGACTCAGGGCTCATCACCGAGCAACAGGTGGTGGATTTCGCGACCACTTGGTTCCTGCCCCAGCACATCGTAATCGGGCACCTCAACTTCGAACCGGTGACGAACGTGTTCCCGCAACTGCGCGGCCTGCTGCACGATCGGGGCCTGACCACGGTGACCCTCAACGACGTGTTCACGAGCGCCGCGCACCCCTGA
- a CDS encoding YbdD/YjiX family protein, with the protein MSVVTAVRTAAAGLAWYVKGVMGEDAYDKYLAHHESVHGTGARVPAMTEREFWRDQTDRQDTNPQGRCC; encoded by the coding sequence ATGAGCGTCGTCACCGCCGTGCGCACCGCCGCGGCCGGGCTCGCCTGGTACGTCAAGGGCGTCATGGGTGAGGATGCCTACGACAAGTACCTGGCGCACCATGAGTCGGTGCACGGCACGGGTGCCCGGGTGCCGGCGATGACCGAACGGGAGTTCTGGCGCGACCAGACCGACCGGCAGGACACCAACCCGCAGGGCCGGTGCTGCTGA
- a CDS encoding alcohol dehydrogenase catalytic domain-containing protein, whose protein sequence is MQAVWFDAFGSLPELREVADPEPSAAGVVVRVEATGLCRSDWHGWLGHDDGITLPHVPGHELVGVIETAGPLVTRFTVGQRVTVPFVCACGDCPECDAGNAQVCRNQTQPGFTHWGSYAERVALHNADVNLIPVPDDLDAGAAALLGCRFATSYRGLVHQAKLVAGETLVVIGCGGVGLSAVMIGQALGARVIAVDISVDALAAAARAGATYTVNSSGLTDAEVVEKVRLLSAGGAQVSVEALGRENTVGIAIRSLATRGRHVQIGLLAEDPRLPLGLVIGRELAVLGSHGMPASDYPELMALVASGRLRPQDLIAARIPLADAPAALAAMSAPQPAAGVTLIDLTLPTQHNGA, encoded by the coding sequence GTGCAGGCGGTCTGGTTCGACGCGTTCGGCAGTCTGCCCGAGCTGAGGGAGGTGGCCGACCCCGAGCCCAGCGCCGCCGGCGTGGTGGTGCGGGTGGAGGCCACCGGACTCTGCCGCAGCGACTGGCACGGCTGGCTGGGCCACGACGACGGCATCACCCTGCCGCACGTTCCCGGCCACGAACTCGTCGGTGTGATCGAGACCGCCGGCCCCCTGGTCACCCGGTTCACGGTGGGCCAGCGGGTCACCGTGCCGTTCGTCTGCGCCTGCGGCGACTGCCCGGAGTGCGACGCCGGCAACGCCCAGGTCTGCCGCAACCAGACCCAGCCCGGCTTCACCCACTGGGGCTCCTACGCCGAGCGGGTGGCGCTGCACAACGCCGACGTCAACCTCATCCCGGTGCCGGACGACCTCGACGCGGGCGCCGCGGCGCTGCTCGGCTGCCGGTTCGCCACCTCGTACCGTGGGCTCGTGCACCAGGCGAAGCTCGTGGCCGGCGAAACCCTCGTGGTGATCGGCTGCGGCGGAGTGGGGCTGTCCGCCGTGATGATCGGCCAGGCCCTGGGAGCCCGGGTCATCGCCGTGGACATCAGCGTGGACGCCCTCGCCGCCGCGGCCCGCGCCGGCGCCACCTACACGGTCAACTCCAGCGGCCTCACCGACGCCGAGGTCGTGGAGAAGGTGCGCCTGCTCTCCGCCGGCGGCGCCCAGGTGTCGGTCGAGGCCCTCGGCCGGGAGAACACCGTGGGCATCGCCATCCGCTCGCTGGCCACCCGGGGCCGGCACGTGCAGATCGGTCTGCTCGCCGAGGACCCGCGGCTGCCGCTGGGCCTGGTGATCGGCCGCGAGTTGGCGGTGCTCGGCAGCCACGGCATGCCCGCGAGCGACTACCCCGAGCTGATGGCGCTCGTGGCGAGCGGCCGGCTGCGCCCACAAGACCTGATCGCTGCCCGCATCCCGCTGGCGGATGCCCCGGCGGCGCTGGCCGCGATGTCGGCACCCCAGCCCGCGGCCGGCGTGACCCTGATCGACCTGACCCTGCCCACCCAGCACAACGGCGCCTGA
- the hemE gene encoding uroporphyrinogen decarboxylase codes for MNLDEFHPLSAGRTSDSRLIRAYQGTRPAVTPVWFMRQAGRSLPEYRELRVGTRMLDACLDPGMASEITLQPIRRHGVDAGILFSDIVVPLKLVGVDVEIVAGKGPVLSQAVRTAADVERLIALDPAVLDTALAPIREAVALTVAELGSTPLIGFAGAPFTLAAYIVEGGPSKDHIHARTLMHSDPDAWAALMAWTAEVTGRFLRAQVLAGASAAQLFDSWAGALSLDDYSRFVAPASTAAIAHVRDLTYAEPVDDEAANPESIRRNVPVVHFGVGTGELLKAMHGIGADVVGVDYRVPLDEASRRLGGVVPVQGNIDPALLNAPWPVLEAHVLDVLERGRTAPAHVLNLGHGVPPETNPDVLTRLVEFVHETSSTPSLAL; via the coding sequence ATGAACCTCGACGAGTTCCACCCACTTTCCGCCGGACGCACCTCCGACTCACGCCTCATCAGGGCCTACCAGGGCACACGCCCCGCCGTGACCCCGGTCTGGTTCATGCGCCAGGCGGGCCGGTCACTGCCCGAATACCGCGAGTTGCGCGTGGGCACCCGGATGCTCGACGCCTGCCTCGACCCCGGCATGGCCAGCGAGATCACCCTGCAGCCCATCCGCCGGCACGGCGTGGATGCCGGCATCCTGTTCAGCGACATCGTCGTTCCGCTGAAGCTCGTGGGCGTCGACGTGGAGATCGTGGCGGGCAAGGGCCCGGTGCTCTCCCAGGCTGTGCGCACGGCCGCGGATGTCGAACGCCTCATCGCGCTGGACCCCGCCGTGCTCGACACCGCGCTCGCACCTATCCGGGAGGCCGTGGCCCTCACTGTCGCCGAGCTGGGCTCGACCCCGCTGATCGGTTTCGCCGGGGCGCCGTTCACCCTGGCCGCGTACATCGTCGAGGGCGGTCCGTCCAAGGACCACATCCATGCCCGCACGCTCATGCACTCGGACCCGGACGCCTGGGCGGCGCTGATGGCCTGGACCGCCGAGGTCACCGGCCGGTTCCTGCGCGCCCAGGTGCTCGCCGGCGCGAGCGCCGCGCAGCTGTTCGATTCCTGGGCCGGTGCGCTCTCGCTCGACGACTACAGCCGTTTCGTCGCCCCGGCGTCTACCGCCGCGATCGCGCATGTGCGCGACCTCACCTATGCGGAGCCCGTCGATGACGAGGCCGCCAACCCCGAGTCGATCCGCCGCAACGTGCCCGTTGTGCACTTCGGCGTGGGCACCGGCGAACTGCTCAAGGCCATGCACGGCATCGGCGCCGACGTGGTGGGCGTGGACTACCGGGTTCCGCTCGACGAGGCCAGCCGTCGCCTGGGTGGGGTGGTGCCCGTGCAGGGCAACATCGACCCGGCCCTGCTCAACGCCCCCTGGCCGGTTCTCGAGGCGCATGTCCTCGACGTTCTCGAGCGCGGCCGCACCGCGCCGGCACACGTGCTCAACCTCGGCCACGGCGTCCCGCCGGAAACGAACCCCGACGTGCTCACCCGGTTGGTCGAGTTCGTGCACGAAACCAGCTCAACCCCCTCGCTCGCGCTCTAG
- a CDS encoding NUDIX domain-containing protein, translating to MTAVAAGAGPASAAHPDILVAAIALIRDRRVLMVTARGRDVWFMPGGKIDPGETEADAAAREAWEEVALRLDPTSLVPLFTVLIQAHGEPEGRLVRMAVFGADTADNPAASAEVSALHWATAADAHRCPPAGAEVLARLQASGLID from the coding sequence GTGACCGCGGTGGCGGCCGGAGCGGGCCCGGCCTCCGCGGCACACCCCGACATCCTGGTGGCGGCGATCGCGCTCATCCGCGACCGCCGGGTGCTCATGGTCACCGCCCGCGGCCGCGACGTGTGGTTCATGCCCGGCGGCAAGATCGATCCGGGCGAGACCGAGGCGGATGCCGCCGCCCGCGAAGCCTGGGAAGAGGTGGCGCTGCGCCTGGACCCGACCAGCCTCGTTCCACTGTTCACCGTGCTGATCCAAGCGCACGGCGAGCCGGAGGGCCGGCTGGTGCGGATGGCCGTGTTCGGCGCCGACACAGCGGACAACCCCGCGGCGAGCGCCGAGGTGAGCGCCCTGCACTGGGCCACCGCGGCCGATGCGCACCGCTGTCCCCCCGCCGGCGCCGAAGTCCTAGCCCGCCTGCAGGCATCCGGCCTCATCGACTAA
- a CDS encoding shikimate 5-dehydrogenase — protein sequence MTDSTKPPLNKDTRLCISLAARPSNFGTRFHNYLYEQFGLDFVYKAFTTTDLAGAIAGVRALGIRGCSVSMPFKEDVIALVDELDASATAIQSVNTIVNDDGYLRAYNTDYIAAVDLVRGNNLDPATPLLLRGSGGMAKAVGAALRDSGFTAGTVVARNETRGRALAEELGYTWLAEPGTATAPLLVNVTPIGMAGGAQAAELAFSAAAIAAADTVFDVVALPAETPLILAARAAGKTVITGAEVIALQAAEQFERYTGVRPTPEQVQAASAFARA from the coding sequence ATGACTGATTCAACGAAACCCCCGCTCAACAAGGACACCAGGCTTTGCATCTCGCTGGCCGCACGACCCAGCAACTTCGGCACCCGGTTCCACAACTACCTCTACGAGCAGTTCGGGCTGGACTTCGTCTACAAGGCCTTCACCACCACCGACCTGGCCGGGGCCATTGCCGGAGTGCGCGCGCTCGGCATCCGCGGCTGCTCGGTGTCGATGCCGTTCAAGGAAGACGTGATCGCGCTCGTCGACGAACTCGACGCCTCGGCCACGGCCATCCAGTCGGTGAACACCATCGTGAACGACGACGGCTACCTGCGTGCATACAACACCGACTACATCGCCGCTGTCGACCTGGTGCGTGGCAACAACCTCGACCCGGCCACCCCGCTGCTGCTCCGCGGCTCCGGCGGCATGGCCAAGGCCGTCGGCGCGGCCCTCCGCGACTCCGGCTTCACGGCCGGCACCGTCGTGGCCCGCAACGAGACCCGCGGCCGCGCCCTGGCCGAGGAGCTCGGCTACACCTGGCTGGCCGAGCCCGGCACCGCGACCGCACCGCTGCTGGTGAACGTCACCCCGATCGGCATGGCCGGCGGAGCGCAGGCGGCTGAATTGGCGTTCTCGGCCGCGGCCATCGCGGCCGCCGACACGGTCTTCGACGTCGTGGCGCTGCCCGCCGAGACGCCGCTGATCCTGGCCGCCCGCGCCGCCGGCAAGACCGTGATCACCGGTGCTGAGGTGATCGCCCTGCAGGCCGCCGAGCAGTTCGAGCGCTACACCGGTGTGCGCCCCACGCCGGAGCAGGTGCAGGCCGCCTCGGCCTTCGCCCGCGCGTGA
- a CDS encoding glycine--tRNA ligase, which produces MAALSRLDSVIALARHRGFVFQAGEIYGGSRSAWDYGPLGVELKENIKKQWWRFMVTSRDDVVGLDSSVILPRKVWEASGHVEVFSDPLVECTSCHKRFREDHLVEEFEEKKGRPPEGGIDGIACPNCGNRHTWTEPRAFSGLLKTFLGPVDEEAGMVYLRPETAQGIFVNFANVLQAARMKPPFGIGQIGKSFRNEITPGNFIFRTREFEQMEMEFFVEPGTDEEWHQYWIDQRMGWYTGLGINPENLRLFEHAQEKLSHYSKRTVDIEYRFGFSGSEFGELEGVANRTDFDLKTHSEASGKDLSYFDQTKNERWIPYVIEPAAGLTRSLMAFLVDAYHEEEVPNAKGGVDKRTVLKLDPRLAPIKAAVLPLSRNEALSPMARSLAARLRESWNVDFDDAGAIGRRYRRQDEIGTPYCITVDFDSLEDQAVTVRDRDTMAQERVPLAELDAYLAVRLRGA; this is translated from the coding sequence GTGGCCGCACTTTCCCGTCTTGATTCCGTCATCGCCCTCGCCCGCCACCGCGGCTTCGTCTTCCAGGCCGGTGAGATCTACGGCGGTAGCCGGTCAGCCTGGGACTACGGGCCCCTCGGTGTGGAGCTCAAGGAGAACATCAAGAAGCAGTGGTGGCGTTTCATGGTCACCAGCCGCGACGACGTCGTGGGCCTGGACTCCTCCGTCATCCTGCCGCGCAAGGTCTGGGAGGCCTCCGGCCACGTCGAGGTCTTCTCCGACCCGCTGGTGGAGTGCACCAGCTGCCACAAGCGTTTCCGCGAGGACCACCTGGTGGAGGAATTCGAAGAGAAGAAGGGCCGCCCGCCCGAGGGCGGCATCGACGGCATCGCCTGCCCCAACTGCGGCAACCGGCACACCTGGACCGAACCGCGCGCCTTCTCCGGCCTGCTCAAGACCTTCCTTGGCCCGGTCGACGAAGAGGCCGGCATGGTCTACCTGCGCCCCGAGACCGCGCAGGGCATCTTCGTGAACTTCGCCAACGTGCTGCAGGCCGCGCGCATGAAGCCCCCGTTCGGCATCGGCCAGATCGGCAAGAGCTTCCGCAACGAGATCACCCCCGGAAACTTCATCTTCCGCACCCGCGAGTTCGAGCAGATGGAGATGGAATTCTTCGTCGAGCCCGGCACCGACGAGGAGTGGCACCAGTACTGGATCGACCAGCGGATGGGCTGGTACACCGGCCTCGGCATCAACCCGGAGAACCTGCGCCTGTTCGAACACGCTCAGGAGAAGCTCTCGCACTACTCCAAGCGCACCGTCGACATCGAGTACCGCTTCGGCTTCTCCGGCAGCGAGTTCGGCGAGCTCGAAGGTGTGGCCAACCGCACCGACTTCGACCTCAAGACGCACTCCGAGGCCTCCGGCAAGGACCTCTCCTACTTCGACCAGACCAAGAACGAACGCTGGATCCCGTACGTGATCGAGCCCGCGGCCGGTCTCACCCGCTCGCTGATGGCGTTCCTGGTGGATGCCTACCACGAGGAGGAAGTGCCCAACGCGAAGGGCGGCGTCGACAAGCGCACAGTGCTCAAGCTCGACCCGCGCCTGGCCCCGATCAAGGCCGCCGTGCTGCCGCTCAGCCGCAACGAGGCCCTGTCGCCGATGGCGCGCTCGCTCGCCGCGCGCCTGCGCGAATCGTGGAACGTGGACTTCGACGACGCCGGCGCCATCGGCCGCCGGTACCGCCGCCAGGACGAGATCGGCACCCCGTACTGCATCACGGTGGACTTCGACTCGCTCGAGGATCAGGCCGTCACCGTGCGTGACCGCGACACCATGGCGCAGGAGCGCGTGCCCCTGGCCGAGCTCGACGCCTACCTGGCCGTGCGCCTGCGCGGAGCGTAA
- a CDS encoding DUF5655 domain-containing protein — translation MTDAQPLSWADIRLWEIGLLERSTGNGLEHWLARIRDLDPPGEHVLRDWLTREGVSGYPRALLVHETFGYPDSAVRVADEMLDAQYDDRPALRPILDAVLLYAGDLDDVGIQTRQTHVALTGPHGTFAIVQPTTKHRVDLGLRIELPPTAPSTRLRRSAELGPAFPSFIPLTAPGQVDADVAAWLKHAYDTTT, via the coding sequence ATGACCGATGCGCAGCCGCTTTCCTGGGCGGACATCCGGCTGTGGGAGATCGGGCTTCTCGAGCGTTCGACGGGCAACGGCCTCGAACACTGGCTGGCCCGCATCCGTGACCTGGACCCGCCCGGCGAACACGTGCTGCGCGACTGGCTCACCCGCGAGGGGGTCTCCGGCTACCCGCGTGCCCTGCTCGTGCACGAGACGTTCGGCTATCCGGACTCGGCGGTGCGGGTGGCCGACGAGATGCTCGACGCTCAGTACGACGACCGGCCGGCGCTGCGGCCGATCCTCGACGCCGTGCTGCTCTACGCGGGCGACCTCGACGACGTCGGCATCCAGACCCGCCAGACCCATGTGGCTCTGACGGGCCCGCACGGCACCTTCGCGATCGTGCAGCCGACCACCAAGCACCGGGTCGACCTGGGCCTTCGCATCGAGCTGCCCCCGACCGCGCCCAGCACCCGGCTGCGGCGCAGCGCCGAGCTGGGCCCGGCGTTCCCCTCGTTCATCCCGCTCACGGCCCCCGGCCAGGTCGACGCCGACGTGGCCGCCTGGCTGAAGCACGCCTACGACACGACCACCTAG
- a CDS encoding glutamyl-tRNA reductase: protein MLICLSANHKNSSFDVLEKLSVGADAAAGGMLSGHDALSGAVVVATCNRFEAYLDLDEPFGVSPLPAVYAAIEAVSVSTGVSADLLRDTLDLVHGNGVAEHLFAVTSGLESVVVGEGEIAGQVRRSLEEARAQGTTSPELERLFQRASQTSRGVKNRTGIGAAGRSLVRLSLELAESRVTDWAHTRVLLVGTGRYAGASLAALRDLGVTDVRVYSPSGRAVKFATAHDIAAVPTDAGALATETALADLILTCTTVEHHVIDASILTAGRALVAAGKAAAAPAVHPAADATGLRSCPMGETETARQLVIDLGLPRNVDPDVSEVPGVELLDLETIRIHAPLEQLNATSEARKLVGRAAKKFSAVAEEQSLAPAVVALRSYVFDILDAEIERAHARGDNSEQTEAALRHLTGVLLHTPMVRSRELARAGEQAAFLGGLDALFGIDVTLPEATAAVELPGAADAAS, encoded by the coding sequence GTGTTGATTTGTCTGTCCGCGAACCACAAGAACTCCAGCTTCGACGTGCTCGAAAAGCTCTCTGTCGGCGCGGACGCCGCAGCCGGCGGCATGCTCTCCGGGCACGATGCCCTCAGCGGAGCCGTGGTCGTGGCGACCTGCAACCGTTTCGAGGCCTACCTCGACCTTGACGAACCGTTCGGCGTGTCCCCGCTCCCCGCCGTCTATGCCGCCATCGAGGCCGTGAGCGTGAGCACCGGCGTGAGCGCCGACCTGCTGCGCGACACCCTCGACCTCGTGCACGGCAACGGCGTCGCCGAGCACCTCTTCGCTGTCACCAGCGGACTGGAATCCGTCGTTGTCGGCGAGGGCGAGATCGCCGGCCAGGTGCGCCGCTCACTCGAGGAGGCCCGCGCCCAGGGCACCACCAGCCCCGAGCTGGAGCGCCTGTTCCAGCGGGCCTCGCAGACCTCCCGCGGGGTGAAGAACCGCACCGGCATCGGCGCCGCCGGGCGCTCGCTCGTGCGCCTGTCGCTCGAACTCGCCGAGAGCCGGGTCACCGACTGGGCGCACACCCGGGTGCTGCTGGTGGGCACCGGCCGGTACGCCGGCGCCTCGCTGGCCGCCCTCCGCGACCTCGGCGTCACCGACGTGCGGGTGTACTCGCCGTCCGGCCGGGCCGTGAAGTTCGCCACCGCGCACGACATCGCGGCCGTGCCGACGGATGCCGGCGCCCTGGCCACCGAGACCGCGCTGGCCGACCTGATCCTCACCTGCACCACCGTGGAGCACCACGTCATCGACGCGAGCATCCTCACCGCGGGCCGCGCGCTCGTAGCCGCCGGAAAGGCCGCCGCGGCGCCCGCCGTGCACCCCGCCGCCGATGCGACCGGCCTGCGCTCCTGCCCGATGGGCGAGACCGAGACCGCACGTCAGCTGGTCATCGACCTCGGCCTGCCGCGCAACGTCGACCCGGACGTGAGCGAGGTGCCCGGCGTCGAGCTGCTCGACCTCGAGACCATCCGCATCCACGCTCCGCTCGAGCAGCTCAACGCCACGAGCGAGGCCCGCAAGCTCGTGGGCCGGGCTGCCAAGAAGTTCTCCGCCGTGGCCGAGGAGCAGAGCCTGGCCCCCGCCGTCGTGGCGCTGCGCTCCTACGTCTTCGACATCCTCGACGCCGAGATCGAGCGGGCGCACGCCCGCGGTGACAACAGCGAACAGACCGAGGCGGCCCTGCGCCACCTCACCGGGGTACTCCTGCACACGCCCATGGTGCGCTCCCGCGAGCTGGCCAGGGCCGGCGAGCAGGCCGCGTTCCTCGGCGGGCTCGACGCCCTCTTCGGCATCGACGTGACCCTGCCGGAGGCAACCGCGGCCGTCGAACTGCCCGGCGCGGCCGACGCGGCCTCCTGA